The sequence GAGGAGGGCGTGCCAGAGTTCGTTGTTTAAAATGCGAATCGCGAGGTAGAAGAGCTCCGGCGAAGCTAGCCTCATCGGCCGGGACCGGGATAGAGTTTCGGCAAACCAGTCCGGTGAGGCCGTCGTTGTTGGGGAGAATTCAGGATTCAGGTCAGCTCCGAAGGCTCCGGTCTTTGCGAACGAAGCTTGGGCCTCGTCGGAGATCAGGAAGTTGAGAAAACGAAGAACCTCGACGGGGCTCTTGGAGTGGCTAGAGGCCGCTCCTACCATAGGCCAGAGGAAGAGGGTGTCATCACTCGAGAGCATCGGATAGGCTTGGATCGGAGTCGTCAGTTTCTCTTCGGTGAATCGCCAGAAGTCGACGCTGTGACCGAGGAAGAAGGGGATCTCTTTCCCTCGCAGGAAGCGGTTGCGATTCTCTTCGGCAATCGGGTTGTTGACTCCGGGCGCGCGCTGACAGGAGCGGCAAGTTTGGAGGACCTCTCCGGTCGCCCGGATGAATTCCTCTCGTTCGGATGGGTCGGTCTTTTGATCGTAGACCAAGTGAAAATAGCTCTCAAGGTGACGGGAGCCGAGCAGGGTGATGGGTTGTTGGACAGAGTAAGGAAGAGGATCAAAGCCTTTGGCTTCGAGTTTTGGAGCTGCTTCTTGGAGGAATCGAAGTTGCTCAGAGAAGGTGCGATAGGCGGGAGGTTCGATTCCGCAGCGTTTCAAAAGCTTTGGATGATAGAAAAGGAAGTTGCTCCGATGATAAAGGGGGATGAGTCCCTCCGGGGTGCTGCGTTTGGCAAGATTTGCGGGGGCAGATTTACTGAGATTCAGGAGGTTCTTGTCGTCTCCGGCCCAGTCTTTGTTCCAGTCGAGTCGTTCGTAGGCGTCTGTAGTTGTGGACGGGTTTTGGCCATGCTCGATTTTTGGAGAGGTATTGGGGTATTTTTGGCAAAATCTCTGTATCAAGTTCTCCCATAAAGGTTGTTGAAACTGTTCCTGACTGCCGGTTCCAAAGGTAAACGAGCTTTCAAATACGCCGGGAGTGCGGGTAGTCCCTTCTTTGGGGTAGCTCTTTCGCAAAGGGGGTTGTTTGGGAGTGGAGCGGTCCGCGACAAAAACTCCGGAACGAGGACGGCTGTAAAGGACGCCGTCTTGAATGAGCTCGGTTACAATTCGCTGGGCGGTGACTAGAGAGATGCCCAATTGTTTTCCCAGGTCTCGGATCGGTGGGAGGCGTGTATCTGCTGGATAGTTTTCGACCGTATCCCGCAAGATTTTTTTGAAGGTCGGTTGGACGGTGCGCGGAGATGGCGGCGATTTGCGGCTTTCGTCACCGTGTGAGGTCAGGTCGGTGCGCAGAGAATTTTCGCTTTGGTTCGGTGACGTCATAAGGATGCTGTTATTGTTAAATGCTGGACTGTTATATTACAAGAAAAGAATTAAACATTTTCTGTTTTTGTTGACAAAAAGGATGTATGTGGCAGATTTGCGTCAATCTTGAGTTAAGCAGATTTATCTGTAATATAACAAAAGGCTGTTTCCCCCGCTCTTCGAGAGCTTTTCTTACTCACCTCAACTGAACAGAATTATGAAGCCCCTCTCTCTGAATCTTTTAAAAATTGGCGGAGTCGGTATGGTTGCCGGACTCCTTTCTTCGCAGGTCGCGTTTGGTGTCACTCTCCTCGATGAAGACTTTTCCGACGGAAATCGGAATGGTTGGTATTCGGTCGGAACTTCGGATCAGGCTACAGGGAATACGGTCTCCACCGTGTCGTCTTTTGACAGTGGGTATGCGCTCCGTTATTATAGTTCCTATTCAAACAATGCGGTAGTGACTTCGTTCTCTGGTGTAACTTTGCAGAACAATGGTGATTACGTTGAGCTGTCGGCGACTTATCGTTACTCTGCCCCGGATATAGCGGGTAATTCGACCACGGGCCCATTGTTGGGGTTGTACAATAATATGGGAAGTC is a genomic window of Puniceicoccus vermicola containing:
- a CDS encoding GntR family transcriptional regulator, yielding MTSPNQSENSLRTDLTSHGDESRKSPPSPRTVQPTFKKILRDTVENYPADTRLPPIRDLGKQLGISLVTAQRIVTELIQDGVLYSRPRSGVFVADRSTPKQPPLRKSYPKEGTTRTPGVFESSFTFGTGSQEQFQQPLWENLIQRFCQKYPNTSPKIEHGQNPSTTTDAYERLDWNKDWAGDDKNLLNLSKSAPANLAKRSTPEGLIPLYHRSNFLFYHPKLLKRCGIEPPAYRTFSEQLRFLQEAAPKLEAKGFDPLPYSVQQPITLLGSRHLESYFHLVYDQKTDPSEREEFIRATGEVLQTCRSCQRAPGVNNPIAEENRNRFLRGKEIPFFLGHSVDFWRFTEEKLTTPIQAYPMLSSDDTLFLWPMVGAASSHSKSPVEVLRFLNFLISDEAQASFAKTGAFGADLNPEFSPTTTASPDWFAETLSRSRPMRLASPELFYLAIRILNNELWHALLDHVSVDQAVEEALQLGKVFTLQSRQSSQQNPESSR